A DNA window from Sphaeramia orbicularis chromosome 22, fSphaOr1.1, whole genome shotgun sequence contains the following coding sequences:
- the iars2 gene encoding isoleucine--tRNA ligase, mitochondrial isoform X3: MLLCRISLVSQTLPRWGRRSQRGGGLLLRAVSFSSSRCHGVSSGEGSAQPAESGSGQGQYRDTVLLPKTDFPMKLTGQKLLDKELEIQQDCKFADLYSWQRERKAKKEFCLHDGPPYANGDPHVGHALNKILKDIRNRFEMLRGRQVHYVPGWDCHGLPIELKALGELGTSGLSPLQIRQKAREFAEGAIARQMAAFQRWGVMADWDQCYYTFDGAYEAAQLKVFQEMHSKGLIYQDYKPVFWSPSSRTALAEAELEYNAEHVSRAIYTTFPLATLPPNITKEAAGLDSVSVLVWTTQPWTIPANQAICYMPNAQYSVVKRLDNSELLLVATERTANMAALLGTELEVVSTFTGSQLEGGICKHPTIPSKEVPLLPANHVTMAKGTGLVHTAPAHGMEDYSVASQFKLSVDCIVNEDGKFTELAGPELHNLSVMNEGTDRVISMLKECGSLVKEERCVHSYPYDWRTKQPVVIRPSKQWFINTASLKDKAKEALQKVRVLPESARSSLLAMLDRRTYWCISRQRSWGVPIPVFYHRETGEALINKHTVSHVAQLFKEKGSDCWWELPIETLLPAAVLKKSKAGPVGDYIRGEDVLDIWFDSGASWAAVLEESDSRADAYVEGKDQIGGWFQSSLLTSVAVRNKAPYKSLVVHGFAVSEKGEKMSKSLGNVVDPDVVINGGKDPSTPAFGADVLRWWVAESNVFSEVQIGPNALNSARDSISKLRRTLKFLLGNVHSFDPRSQAVDPKEMHYIDQYMLHLLREFSIKVTDAYSEFDPGRVIRVLQAFISRDLSSFYFSIIKDRLYCDPEDSLGRRSCQTVLEEILDGVTRSIAPILPHLAEEVYLHAPGHDEGETLFRSGWIKSSSVWRRPGLEEAVEGACAIRDSFLSSIPGKNSAQYDLTIAIEPGLLFELMESLQEEPTSTSSQLCELMMSSRVKLCSELPRDLPSDALLKHGTFLINLEGGVIREDSAYSIAVVPTSAARCPRCRRFTAESTDCLCPRCQTIVSQSQ, encoded by the exons ATGCTGCTGTGCCGGATATCACTAGTCAGCCAGACGCTGCCGAGATGGGGACGGAGGTCACAGCGGGGAGGCGGCCTCCTCCTCCGGGCTGTCTCCTTCAGCTCCAGTCGCTGTCACGGAGTCAGTTCAGGAGAAGGTTCCGCTCAGCCCGCAGAGTCCGGGTCTGGACAGGGACAGTACCGAGACACGGTGCTTCTGCCCAAGACGGATTTCCCAATGAAACTGACCGGACAGAAGCTGCTTGACAAAGAACTCGAGATCCAGCAG GACTGTAAGTTTGCAGATTTGTACTCCTGGCAGAGAGAGAGGAAGGCTAAGAAAGAATTCTGCCTTCATGATGGACCACCATATGCCAATGGAGACCCTCATGTGGGGCATGCACTCAATAAG ATCCTAAAAGATATCCGCAACCGTTTTGAGATGCTGAGGGGGAGGCAGGTCCATTATGTGCCCGGTTGGGACTGCCATGGCCTGCCCATTGAGCTGAAGGCTCTGGGAGAACTGGGCACCAGCGGCCTCAGTCCTCTTCAGATCAGACAGAAAG CACGGGAGTTTGCAGAGGGGGCTATTGCTCGCCAGATGGCTGCTTTCCAGCGCTGGGGGGTGATGGCTGACTGGGACCAGTGTTACTACACATTTGATGGAGCCTATGAGGCTGCACAGCTTAAAGTCTTCCAAGAGATGCACAGCAAG GGTCTCATATACCAGGACTACAAACCAGTGTTCTGGTCTCCTTCCTCAAG AACGGCCCTAGCAGAGGCAGAGTTGGAGTACAATGCTGAGCATGTGAGCAGAGCCATCTATACCACATTCCCTCTGGCCACATTGCCTCCGAACATCACCAAAGAAGCAG CAGGTCTGGACAGCGTCTCTGTGTTGGTGTGGACCACCCAGCCTTGGACCATTCCTGCTAATCAGGCCATCTGCTACATGCCTAATGCCCA GTACTCTGTAGTGAAGCGGTTAGATAATTCTGAACTGCTCCTGGTGGCTACTGAACGTACCGCCAACATGGCAGCACTTCTGGGAACAGAGCTAGAAGTTGTCAGCACCTTCACAG GTTCTCAGCTTGAAGGCGGGATCTGCAAACATCCCACAATTCCTTCCAAGGAAGTACCGCTGCTGCCTGCCAATCATGTGACTATGGCAAAAGGAACAGGATTGGTCCACACAGCACCAGCTCACGGCATGGAGGATTATAGTGTAGCTTCACAGTTTAAACTGTCTGTG GACTGTATTGTGAATGAGGATGGCAAGTTCACTGAACTGGCAGGCCCTGAGTTACACAATCTGTCTGTGATGAATGAAGGCACCGATAGAG TGATTTCCATGCTGAAGGAGTGTGGATCTCTGGTGAAGGAGGAACGGTGTGTGCACAGCTACCCATACGACTGGAGGACCAAGCAGCCCGTCGTCATCAGACCCAGCAAACAGTGGTTCATCAACACGGCATCACTCAAAGACAAGGCCAAG GAGGCACTGCAGAAGGTGCGTGTTTTACCTGAGTCAGCCCGCAGCAGCCTGTTGGCTATGCTGGACAGACGGACATACTGGTGCATATCCAGACAGAGAAGCTGGGGCGTCCCGATCCCAGTCTTCTACCACAGAGAGACGGGAGAGGCTCTCATCAACAA ACACACCGTCTCCCATGTAGCTCAGCTCTTCAAAGAAAAGGGCAGTGACTGTTGGTGGGAGCTTCCCATTGAGACGTTGCTGCCAGCTGCTGTCCTCAAGAAG agtaaAGCGGGTCCAGTGGGAGACTACATTCGTGGAGAGGATGTGCTGGACATCTGGTTTGATAGTGGAGCATCATGGGCTGCAGTACTAGAAG AGTCGGACTCCAGGGCAGATGCATATGTGGAGGGGAAGGACCAGATCGGAGGCTGGTTTCAGTCTTCGCTGCTCACTAGTGTGGCCGTCAGGAACAAGGCACCTTACAA gtctcTGGTGGTCCATGGGTTTGCAGTCAGTGAAAAGGGAGAGAAGATGTCAAAATCTCTGGGCAACGTGGTGGATCCTGATGTAGTCATTAATGGAGGGAAG GACCCCAGTACTCCAGCGTTTGGGGCTGATGTGTTGCGTTGGTGGGTGGCGGAGTCCAATGTGTTCTCTGAGGTTCAGATCGGGCCCAATGCACTCAACTCGGCCAGAGACAGCATCAGCAAA CTCAGAAGGACTCTAAAGTTCCTGCTTGGCAACGTGCACAGCTTCGACCCACGCTCTCAGGCCGTGGACCCAAAAGAGATGCACTACATCGACCAGTACATGTTGCACCTGCTCCGCGAGTTCAGCATCAAG GTGACCGACGCCTACAGTGAATTTGACCCAGGCCGGGTTATCCGTGTCCTGCAGGCCTTCATCAGCAGAGACCTCTCCAGCTTTTACTTCAGCATCATCAAAGACAG GCTGTACTGTGACCCAGAGGACTCTTTGGGTAGGAGATCATGTCAGACCGTCTTGGAGGAGATCCTAGATGGAGTGACCAGGTCCATAGCTCCCATCCTGCCACATCTAGCTGAAGAAGTCTATCTGCACGCGCCGGGCCACGATG agggGGAGACGTTGTTCAGGAGCGGCTGGATTAAAAGCAGTTCAGTGTGGCGGCGGCCGGGATTGGAGGAGGCTGTGGAAGGGGCATGCGCCATCCGGGATTCCTTCTTATCGTCCATCCCAGGCAAAAACTCAGCTCAGTATGATCTCACTATTGCCATTGAACCAGGACTGCTGTTTGAGCTCATGGAG TCTCTCCAGGAGGagcccacctccacctcctctcaGCTATGTGAGCTGATGATGTCATCACGGGTCAAACTATGCAGTGAGTTGCCCCGCGACCTGCCCTCAGATGCCCTGCTGAAACACGGCACCTTCCTCATCAACCTGGAGG GTGGAGTTATCCGGGAGGACAGCGCCTACAGTATAGCAGTGGTCCCCACCTCCGCTGCCCGATGCCCGCGGTGTCGCCGCTTCACTGCAGAGTCCACAGACTGCCTGTGCCCACGCTGCCAGACTATCGTTTCACAGTCTCAGTGA